One genomic window of Burkholderia diffusa includes the following:
- a CDS encoding efflux RND transporter periplasmic adaptor subunit, which yields MRVERVPYRLITVAAAAVFLAACGKKESAPPPQTPEVGVVTVQPQAVPVFSELPGRTSAFLVAQVRARVDGIVLRREFTEGTDVKAGQRLYKIDPAPYIAALNSAKATLAKAQANLVTQNALVARYKVLVAANAVSKQDYDNAVATQGQAAADVAAGKAAVDTAQINLGYTDVVSPITGRVGISQVTPGAYVQASQATLMSTVQQLDPVYVDLTQSSLEGLKLRQDVQSGRLKTSGPGAAKVSLILEDGKTYSEAGKLQFSDVTVDQATGSVTIRAVFPNPGRVLLPGMFVRARIEEGVNENAFLVPQIGVTHDQKGQAIAMVVNANNKVEPRPLKTAGMRGQDWIVEGGLQAGDHVIVQGGEKVRPGATVKSVEAQLAPAAGAASGAAAASAAPAAAGSGATAASGTAASGAAPASAAAASSAQ from the coding sequence ATGCGCGTCGAACGGGTTCCATACCGCTTGATCACTGTCGCGGCAGCCGCGGTTTTCCTGGCTGCATGCGGAAAAAAAGAATCGGCACCTCCGCCGCAAACGCCGGAAGTCGGCGTCGTCACCGTCCAGCCGCAAGCCGTGCCGGTCTTCAGCGAACTGCCGGGCCGCACCAGCGCATTCCTGGTCGCGCAGGTCCGCGCGCGGGTCGACGGCATCGTGCTGCGTCGTGAATTCACCGAAGGCACCGACGTCAAGGCTGGCCAGCGTCTGTACAAGATCGATCCGGCACCGTACATCGCGGCATTGAACAGCGCGAAGGCAACGCTCGCGAAGGCGCAGGCGAACCTCGTCACGCAGAACGCGCTCGTCGCGCGCTACAAGGTGCTCGTGGCCGCGAACGCGGTCAGCAAGCAGGACTACGACAACGCGGTGGCCACCCAAGGGCAGGCCGCGGCGGACGTCGCGGCCGGCAAGGCTGCGGTCGACACCGCGCAGATCAACCTCGGCTACACGGACGTGGTCTCGCCGATCACGGGCCGCGTCGGCATTTCGCAAGTGACGCCGGGCGCGTACGTGCAGGCGAGCCAGGCGACGCTGATGTCGACGGTGCAGCAGCTCGACCCCGTGTACGTGGACCTCACCCAATCGAGCCTCGAGGGGCTGAAGCTGCGCCAGGACGTGCAGAGCGGCCGCCTGAAGACGAGCGGCCCGGGCGCGGCGAAGGTGTCGCTGATCCTCGAGGACGGCAAGACGTATTCGGAAGCCGGCAAGCTGCAGTTCTCCGACGTGACGGTCGACCAGGCAACCGGCTCGGTGACGATCCGCGCGGTCTTCCCGAACCCGGGCCGTGTGCTGCTGCCGGGGATGTTCGTGCGCGCGCGGATCGAGGAAGGCGTGAACGAGAACGCGTTCCTGGTGCCGCAGATCGGCGTCACGCATGACCAGAAGGGTCAGGCGATCGCGATGGTGGTGAACGCGAACAACAAGGTCGAGCCGCGTCCGTTGAAGACGGCGGGCATGCGCGGCCAGGACTGGATCGTCGAAGGCGGTCTGCAGGCGGGCGACCACGTGATCGTGCAGGGGGGCGAGAAGGTGCGTCCGGGCGCGACCGTGAAGTCGGTAGAGGCGCAACTCGCGCCGGCGGCCGGTGCCGCATCGGGTGCCGCCGCTGCCTCCGCCGCGCCGGCTGCCGCCGGTTCCGGCGCCACCGCCGCGTCCGGTACCGCTGCATCGGGCGCCGCGCCGGCGAGTGCTGCCGCTGCTTCGAGCGCGCAATAA